The Cyclopterus lumpus isolate fCycLum1 chromosome 12, fCycLum1.pri, whole genome shotgun sequence genome window below encodes:
- the garnl3 gene encoding GTPase-activating Rap/Ran-GAP domain-like protein 3 isoform X1 has product MAEPFRFIAVETGAQSQTTSRGSISCYRSSRRGDVPVLLTGGPPHGERRVRDAGLLLSPGPLDTTSHGDMSSVDPASNKLLTFNHRSASEDLGCRRGDFSRKHYGSVELLISSDADGAIQRAGRFRVENGSSDESLDYTPGTWRRTDVHLENPEYHTRWFFKYFLGKVHQNYVGTDAEKNPFYLSVVLSDQNNQRVPQYRAILWRKTGTLKISLPYSPTKTLSVKSILSAMNMDRFEKGPREILNPEIQKDLLVLEEQEGSVNFKFGVLFAKDGQLTDDEMFSNETGSESFDKFLTLLGDSITLQGWAGYRGGLDTKNDTTGMKSIYTVYQGHELMFHVSTMLPYSKENKQQVERKRHIGNDIVTIVFQEGDDASSSFKPSMIRSHFTHIFALVRYNSQNDSYRLKIFSEESVPLFGPPLPSPPVFTDHQEFRDFLLVKLINGEKATLETPTFAQKRQRTLDMLIRSLYQDLMPDLHKVPFSPQNMLNRRSFSDVLPESPKSARKKEEARQAEFVRIGQALKLKTIVRGDAPTSLVTTGLCRKEPWESQSFCSTFPNEIVCADSWGQSLLAATDAAGVMLLDGPDPALSNAETQAAPPVQVFDKTMVVKQVHVLEPQDLLITRADKGKDARLYVYRLSTLKRGLEEKQLVRSKCDSRENKLEKTKGCHLYSINTHHGSELRIVAAIRNKLLLITRKHPRFEGLSAVAVAADSPVEEFQYIREICLCDPPVVMALVDGPTGENDNMICVAYKHQFDLINESTGDAYRLHHVDANRVNFVAAIDVYEDGEAGLLLCYNYICSYKKVCPFNGSTPMIQSNASDFHFSWNQMPNAIVCAFPYILAFTTDSIEIRLVVNGNLVYTAVVPELQLAASRSDIYFVSSAPVSSASNCSSRDTSSQSSPQTPTGYEMPVFPSPLGDDSIRIPYGTKLSLYMSKDAEGEAACKHMFKIPLCNLVGRSIERPLKSPLVNKVLTTPAAPAMLPPTPLIAATHSLSLSRMEIKEIASRTRKELLGLTEEPSGKSDGGSVKQRKMSKKNADEDPKARALTSTNSDRSASESVESDLDLQLHCSSGSEAEPEKASLREESPPLASAFTRSTSFEEDVLDLK; this is encoded by the exons ATGGCAGAGCCGTTCCGCTTCATCGCCGTAGAGACCGGAGCTCAGAGTCAGACCACCAGCCGGGGCTCGATCAGCTGTTACCGGAGTTCTCGCCGCGGTGACGTCCCGGTGCTCTTAACGGGAGGACCGCCACACGGAGAGAGGAGGGTCAGGGACGCCGGCTTGTTGTTGTCGCCTGGTCCGCTGGACACGACATCGCATGGGGACATGAGCAGTGTGGATCCAGCCTCTAACAAACTGTTGACTTTCAATCACcg CTCTGCCTCGGAGGACTTGGGCTGCAGGCGCGGAGACTTCAGCAGGAAACACTATGGTTCGGTGGAGCTG cTGATTTCCAGTGACGCAGATGGGGCCATCCAGAGGGCAGGGCGCTTCAGGGTGGAGAACGGCTCGTCGGACGAG TCTTTGGACTACACGCCAGGAACCTGGAGGAGAACCGATGTCCATCTGGAGAATCCAGAGTACCACACCAGATGGTTCTTTAAATACTTCCTGGGAAAAG TCCACCAGAACTATGTGGGTACCGATGCAGAGAAGAACCCCTTCTACCTGTCGGTCGTCCTCTCGGACCAGAACAACCAGCGGGTTCCTCAGTACAGAGCCATCCTCTGGAGGAAGACG GGCACCCTGAAGATCAGCCTCCCCTACAGCCCGACCAAAACACTCTCAGTGAAGTCCATCCTCAG TGCGATGAACATGGACAGGTTTGAGAAAGGCCCGAGGGAGATCCTCAACCCGGAGATCCAGAAG GATCTGCTGGTgttggaggagcaggag GGTTCTGTCAACTTTAAATTCGGCGTCCTGTTCGCCAAAGACGGGCAGCTGACGGACGACGAGATGTTCAGCAACG AGACGGGGAGCGAGAGCTTCGATAAGTTCCTCACTCTGCTGGGCGACTCCATCACGCTGCAGGGATGGGCCGGTTACCGCGGAGGCCTGGACACCAAGA ACGACACGACGGGGATGAAGTCCATCTACACGGTGTACCAGGGCCACGAGCTCATGTTCCACGTGTCCACCATGTTGCCGTACTCCAAAGAGAACAAGCAGCAG GTGGAGAGAAAGCGACACATCGGAAATGACATCGTCACCATCGTGTTCCAGGAAGGCGACGACGCGTCGTCGTCCTTCAAGCCGTCGATGATCCGATCGCACTTCACCC ATATTTTTGCATTAGTTAGGTATAATAGCCAGAATGACAGTTACAG GTTGAAGATTTTCTCCGAGGAGAGCGTCCCTCTGTTCGGACCTCCTCTCCCGTCTCCGCCTGTGTTTACTGATCACCAAGAATTCAGGGACTTTTTATTAGTCAAAT TAATCAATGGAGAGAAAGCCACACTGGAGACGCCCACGTTTGCCCAGAAGCGCCAGCGGACCCTTGACATGTTGATCCGCTCGCTCTACCAAGACCTCATGCCGGACCTGCACAAG GTTCCCTTTTCTCCACAGAACATGTTGAACCGGAGGTCCTTCAGCGACGTGCTGCCCGAGTCTCCAAAGTCGGCGCGCAAGAAGGAGGAGGCGCGGCAGGCCGAGTTTGTCAGAATAGGGCAG GCTCTGAAGCTGAAGACCATCGTGAGAGGAGACGCCCCGACGAGCCTCGTCACCACCGGCCTGTGCAGAAAGGAG CCATGGGAGTCCCAGTCGTTCTGCAGCACGTTCCCCAATGAGATTGTGTGCGCCGACTCCTGGGGTCAGTCTCTGCTGGCCGCCACCGACGCCGCCGGGGTCATGCTGCTAGACG GCCCTGATCCGGCTTTGTCCAACGCCG AGACGCAGGCGGCGCCCCCGGTCCAGGTGTTCGACAAAACCATGGTGGTGAAGCAGGTGCATGTTCTCGAGCCTCAGGACCTGCTCATCACCAGGGCGGACAAAG GGAAAGACGCACGGCTTTACGTGTACCGGCTCAGCACGCTGAAGAGAGGCCTGGAGGAGAAGCAGCTCGTCAGGAGCAAGTGTGACAGCCGGGAAAATAAACTGGAGAAAACCAAAG GGTGTCATTTGTACTCCATCAACACCCACCACGGCTCTGAGCTGAGGATCGTGGCGGCCATCAGGAACaagctcctcctcatcaccAGGAAACATCCGCGGTTCGAAGGCTTGAGCGCCGTCGCCGTGGCAGCGGACTCGCCGGTGGAGGAGTTTCAGTACATACGG GAGATCTGTCTGTGTGACCCTCCGGTCGTCATGGCGCTGGTGGACGGGCCGACGGGGGAGAATGACAACATGATCTGCGTGGCCTACAAGCATCAGTTTGACCTCATCAACGAGAGCACCGGCGACGCCTACCGGTTACACCACGTGGACGCCAACAGG GTAAATTTCGTAGCAGCCATCGATGTGTATGAAGACGGGGAGGCGGGTCTGCTGCTGTGCTACAACT ACATCTGCTCCTACAAGAAGGTTTGTCCATTTAACGGCTCCACGCCGATGATCCAGTCCAACGCCTCGGACTTCCACTTCAGCTGGAACCAGATGCCCAACGCTATTG TGTGTGCGTTTCCGTACATCCTGGCCTTCACGACGGACTCCATCGAGATCCGACTGGTCGTCAACGGTAACCTGGTGTACACGGCGGTGGTCCCGGAGCTCCAGCTGGCCGCCTCCCGG TCGGACATCTACTTTGTTTCCTCGGCTCCGGTGAGCTCGGCCTCCAACTGCAGTTCGAGGGACACCAGTTCCCAGAGTTCCCCTCAGACGCCCACCGGCTACGAGATGCCCGTGTTCCCCTCGCCGCTCGGTGACG ATTCTATACGGATCCCCTATGGTACCAAGCTTTCCCTGTACATGTCTAAGGATGCCGAAG gtGAAGCGGCATGTAAGCACATGTTCAAGATCCCTCTGTGTAACCTGGTGGGCCGCAGCATCGAAAGACCCCTCAAGTCCCCGCTGGTCAACAAGGTCCTGACGACGCCGGCGGCCCCCGCCATGCTGCCCCCGACGCCCCTCATCGCCGCCACGCACTCGCTCTCCCTGTCGCGCATGGAAATCAAAGAGATAGCCAGCCGCACGCGCAAGGAGCTGCTTG GCCTGACCGAGGAACCAAGTGGAAAGTCAGATGGCGGATCGGTCAAACAGAGGAAGATGAGCAAGAAGAACGCAGACGAGGACCCCAAAGCGCGAGCGCTGACGTCCACAAACAGCGACAG GTCAGCCTCGGAGTCCGTGGAGTCGGACCTGGACCTCCAGCTGCACTGCTCGTCCGGTTCGGAGGCGGAGCCGGAGAAGGCGTCGCTGCGGGAGGAGAGCCCGCCCCTCGCCAGCGCGTTCACCCGGTCCACGTCCTTCGAAGAAGACGTCCTGGACCTCAAGTGA
- the garnl3 gene encoding GTPase-activating Rap/Ran-GAP domain-like protein 3 isoform X2, translating into MAEPFRFIAVETGAQSQTTSRGSISCYRSSRRGDVPVLLTGGPPHGERRVRDAGLLLSPGPLDTTSHGDMSSVDPASNKLLTFNHRSASEDLGCRRGDFSRKHYGSVELLISSDADGAIQRAGRFRVENGSSDESLDYTPGTWRRTDVHLENPEYHTRWFFKYFLGKVHQNYVGTDAEKNPFYLSVVLSDQNNQRVPQYRAILWRKTGTLKISLPYSPTKTLSVKSILSAMNMDRFEKGPREILNPEIQKDLLVLEEQEGSVNFKFGVLFAKDGQLTDDEMFSNETGSESFDKFLTLLGDSITLQGWAGYRGGLDTKNDTTGMKSIYTVYQGHELMFHVSTMLPYSKENKQQVERKRHIGNDIVTIVFQEGDDASSSFKPSMIRSHFTHIFALVRYNSQNDSYRLKIFSEESVPLFGPPLPSPPVFTDHQEFRDFLLVKLINGEKATLETPTFAQKRQRTLDMLIRSLYQDLMPDLHKNMLNRRSFSDVLPESPKSARKKEEARQAEFVRIGQALKLKTIVRGDAPTSLVTTGLCRKEPWESQSFCSTFPNEIVCADSWGQSLLAATDAAGVMLLDGPDPALSNAETQAAPPVQVFDKTMVVKQVHVLEPQDLLITRADKGKDARLYVYRLSTLKRGLEEKQLVRSKCDSRENKLEKTKGCHLYSINTHHGSELRIVAAIRNKLLLITRKHPRFEGLSAVAVAADSPVEEFQYIREICLCDPPVVMALVDGPTGENDNMICVAYKHQFDLINESTGDAYRLHHVDANRVNFVAAIDVYEDGEAGLLLCYNYICSYKKVCPFNGSTPMIQSNASDFHFSWNQMPNAIVCAFPYILAFTTDSIEIRLVVNGNLVYTAVVPELQLAASRSDIYFVSSAPVSSASNCSSRDTSSQSSPQTPTGYEMPVFPSPLGDDSIRIPYGTKLSLYMSKDAEGEAACKHMFKIPLCNLVGRSIERPLKSPLVNKVLTTPAAPAMLPPTPLIAATHSLSLSRMEIKEIASRTRKELLGLTEEPSGKSDGGSVKQRKMSKKNADEDPKARALTSTNSDRSASESVESDLDLQLHCSSGSEAEPEKASLREESPPLASAFTRSTSFEEDVLDLK; encoded by the exons ATGGCAGAGCCGTTCCGCTTCATCGCCGTAGAGACCGGAGCTCAGAGTCAGACCACCAGCCGGGGCTCGATCAGCTGTTACCGGAGTTCTCGCCGCGGTGACGTCCCGGTGCTCTTAACGGGAGGACCGCCACACGGAGAGAGGAGGGTCAGGGACGCCGGCTTGTTGTTGTCGCCTGGTCCGCTGGACACGACATCGCATGGGGACATGAGCAGTGTGGATCCAGCCTCTAACAAACTGTTGACTTTCAATCACcg CTCTGCCTCGGAGGACTTGGGCTGCAGGCGCGGAGACTTCAGCAGGAAACACTATGGTTCGGTGGAGCTG cTGATTTCCAGTGACGCAGATGGGGCCATCCAGAGGGCAGGGCGCTTCAGGGTGGAGAACGGCTCGTCGGACGAG TCTTTGGACTACACGCCAGGAACCTGGAGGAGAACCGATGTCCATCTGGAGAATCCAGAGTACCACACCAGATGGTTCTTTAAATACTTCCTGGGAAAAG TCCACCAGAACTATGTGGGTACCGATGCAGAGAAGAACCCCTTCTACCTGTCGGTCGTCCTCTCGGACCAGAACAACCAGCGGGTTCCTCAGTACAGAGCCATCCTCTGGAGGAAGACG GGCACCCTGAAGATCAGCCTCCCCTACAGCCCGACCAAAACACTCTCAGTGAAGTCCATCCTCAG TGCGATGAACATGGACAGGTTTGAGAAAGGCCCGAGGGAGATCCTCAACCCGGAGATCCAGAAG GATCTGCTGGTgttggaggagcaggag GGTTCTGTCAACTTTAAATTCGGCGTCCTGTTCGCCAAAGACGGGCAGCTGACGGACGACGAGATGTTCAGCAACG AGACGGGGAGCGAGAGCTTCGATAAGTTCCTCACTCTGCTGGGCGACTCCATCACGCTGCAGGGATGGGCCGGTTACCGCGGAGGCCTGGACACCAAGA ACGACACGACGGGGATGAAGTCCATCTACACGGTGTACCAGGGCCACGAGCTCATGTTCCACGTGTCCACCATGTTGCCGTACTCCAAAGAGAACAAGCAGCAG GTGGAGAGAAAGCGACACATCGGAAATGACATCGTCACCATCGTGTTCCAGGAAGGCGACGACGCGTCGTCGTCCTTCAAGCCGTCGATGATCCGATCGCACTTCACCC ATATTTTTGCATTAGTTAGGTATAATAGCCAGAATGACAGTTACAG GTTGAAGATTTTCTCCGAGGAGAGCGTCCCTCTGTTCGGACCTCCTCTCCCGTCTCCGCCTGTGTTTACTGATCACCAAGAATTCAGGGACTTTTTATTAGTCAAAT TAATCAATGGAGAGAAAGCCACACTGGAGACGCCCACGTTTGCCCAGAAGCGCCAGCGGACCCTTGACATGTTGATCCGCTCGCTCTACCAAGACCTCATGCCGGACCTGCACAAG AACATGTTGAACCGGAGGTCCTTCAGCGACGTGCTGCCCGAGTCTCCAAAGTCGGCGCGCAAGAAGGAGGAGGCGCGGCAGGCCGAGTTTGTCAGAATAGGGCAG GCTCTGAAGCTGAAGACCATCGTGAGAGGAGACGCCCCGACGAGCCTCGTCACCACCGGCCTGTGCAGAAAGGAG CCATGGGAGTCCCAGTCGTTCTGCAGCACGTTCCCCAATGAGATTGTGTGCGCCGACTCCTGGGGTCAGTCTCTGCTGGCCGCCACCGACGCCGCCGGGGTCATGCTGCTAGACG GCCCTGATCCGGCTTTGTCCAACGCCG AGACGCAGGCGGCGCCCCCGGTCCAGGTGTTCGACAAAACCATGGTGGTGAAGCAGGTGCATGTTCTCGAGCCTCAGGACCTGCTCATCACCAGGGCGGACAAAG GGAAAGACGCACGGCTTTACGTGTACCGGCTCAGCACGCTGAAGAGAGGCCTGGAGGAGAAGCAGCTCGTCAGGAGCAAGTGTGACAGCCGGGAAAATAAACTGGAGAAAACCAAAG GGTGTCATTTGTACTCCATCAACACCCACCACGGCTCTGAGCTGAGGATCGTGGCGGCCATCAGGAACaagctcctcctcatcaccAGGAAACATCCGCGGTTCGAAGGCTTGAGCGCCGTCGCCGTGGCAGCGGACTCGCCGGTGGAGGAGTTTCAGTACATACGG GAGATCTGTCTGTGTGACCCTCCGGTCGTCATGGCGCTGGTGGACGGGCCGACGGGGGAGAATGACAACATGATCTGCGTGGCCTACAAGCATCAGTTTGACCTCATCAACGAGAGCACCGGCGACGCCTACCGGTTACACCACGTGGACGCCAACAGG GTAAATTTCGTAGCAGCCATCGATGTGTATGAAGACGGGGAGGCGGGTCTGCTGCTGTGCTACAACT ACATCTGCTCCTACAAGAAGGTTTGTCCATTTAACGGCTCCACGCCGATGATCCAGTCCAACGCCTCGGACTTCCACTTCAGCTGGAACCAGATGCCCAACGCTATTG TGTGTGCGTTTCCGTACATCCTGGCCTTCACGACGGACTCCATCGAGATCCGACTGGTCGTCAACGGTAACCTGGTGTACACGGCGGTGGTCCCGGAGCTCCAGCTGGCCGCCTCCCGG TCGGACATCTACTTTGTTTCCTCGGCTCCGGTGAGCTCGGCCTCCAACTGCAGTTCGAGGGACACCAGTTCCCAGAGTTCCCCTCAGACGCCCACCGGCTACGAGATGCCCGTGTTCCCCTCGCCGCTCGGTGACG ATTCTATACGGATCCCCTATGGTACCAAGCTTTCCCTGTACATGTCTAAGGATGCCGAAG gtGAAGCGGCATGTAAGCACATGTTCAAGATCCCTCTGTGTAACCTGGTGGGCCGCAGCATCGAAAGACCCCTCAAGTCCCCGCTGGTCAACAAGGTCCTGACGACGCCGGCGGCCCCCGCCATGCTGCCCCCGACGCCCCTCATCGCCGCCACGCACTCGCTCTCCCTGTCGCGCATGGAAATCAAAGAGATAGCCAGCCGCACGCGCAAGGAGCTGCTTG GCCTGACCGAGGAACCAAGTGGAAAGTCAGATGGCGGATCGGTCAAACAGAGGAAGATGAGCAAGAAGAACGCAGACGAGGACCCCAAAGCGCGAGCGCTGACGTCCACAAACAGCGACAG GTCAGCCTCGGAGTCCGTGGAGTCGGACCTGGACCTCCAGCTGCACTGCTCGTCCGGTTCGGAGGCGGAGCCGGAGAAGGCGTCGCTGCGGGAGGAGAGCCCGCCCCTCGCCAGCGCGTTCACCCGGTCCACGTCCTTCGAAGAAGACGTCCTGGACCTCAAGTGA
- the garnl3 gene encoding GTPase-activating Rap/Ran-GAP domain-like protein 3 isoform X3 — MAEPFRFIAVETGAQSQTTSRGSISCYRSSRRGDVPVLLTGGPPHGERRVRDAGLLLSPGPLDTTSHGDMSSVDPASNKLLTFNHRSASEDLGCRRGDFSRKHYGSVELLISSDADGAIQRAGRFRVENGSSDESLDYTPGTWRRTDVHLENPEYHTRWFFKYFLGKVHQNYVGTDAEKNPFYLSVVLSDQNNQRVPQYRAILWRKTGTLKISLPYSPTKTLSVKSILSAMNMDRFEKGPREILNPEIQKDLLVLEEQEGSVNFKFGVLFAKDGQLTDDEMFSNETGSESFDKFLTLLGDSITLQGWAGYRGGLDTKNDTTGMKSIYTVYQGHELMFHVSTMLPYSKENKQQVERKRHIGNDIVTIVFQEGDDASSSFKPSMIRSHFTHIFALVRYNSQNDSYRLKIFSEESVPLFGPPLPSPPVFTDHQEFRDFLLVKLINGEKATLETPTFAQKRQRTLDMLIRSLYQDLMPDLHKVPFSPQNMLNRRSFSDVLPESPKSARKKEEARQAEFVRIGQALKLKTIVRGDAPTSLVTTGLCRKEPWESQSFCSTFPNEIVCADSWGQSLLAATDAAGVMLLDGPDPALSNAETQAAPPVQVFDKTMVVKQVHVLEPQDLLITRADKGKDARLYVYRLSTLKRGLEEKQLVRSKCDSRENKLEKTKGCHLYSINTHHGSELRIVAAIRNKLLLITRKHPRFEGLSAVAVAADSPVEEFQYIREICLCDPPVVMALVDGPTGENDNMICVAYKHQFDLINESTGDAYRLHHVDANRVNFVAAIDVYEDGEAGLLLCYNYICSYKKVCPFNGSTPMIQSNASDFHFSWNQMPNAIVCAFPYILAFTTDSIEIRLVVNGNLVYTAVVPELQLAASRSDIYFVSSAPVSSASNCSSRDTSSQSSPQTPTGYEMPVFPSPLGDGEAACKHMFKIPLCNLVGRSIERPLKSPLVNKVLTTPAAPAMLPPTPLIAATHSLSLSRMEIKEIASRTRKELLGLTEEPSGKSDGGSVKQRKMSKKNADEDPKARALTSTNSDRSASESVESDLDLQLHCSSGSEAEPEKASLREESPPLASAFTRSTSFEEDVLDLK, encoded by the exons ATGGCAGAGCCGTTCCGCTTCATCGCCGTAGAGACCGGAGCTCAGAGTCAGACCACCAGCCGGGGCTCGATCAGCTGTTACCGGAGTTCTCGCCGCGGTGACGTCCCGGTGCTCTTAACGGGAGGACCGCCACACGGAGAGAGGAGGGTCAGGGACGCCGGCTTGTTGTTGTCGCCTGGTCCGCTGGACACGACATCGCATGGGGACATGAGCAGTGTGGATCCAGCCTCTAACAAACTGTTGACTTTCAATCACcg CTCTGCCTCGGAGGACTTGGGCTGCAGGCGCGGAGACTTCAGCAGGAAACACTATGGTTCGGTGGAGCTG cTGATTTCCAGTGACGCAGATGGGGCCATCCAGAGGGCAGGGCGCTTCAGGGTGGAGAACGGCTCGTCGGACGAG TCTTTGGACTACACGCCAGGAACCTGGAGGAGAACCGATGTCCATCTGGAGAATCCAGAGTACCACACCAGATGGTTCTTTAAATACTTCCTGGGAAAAG TCCACCAGAACTATGTGGGTACCGATGCAGAGAAGAACCCCTTCTACCTGTCGGTCGTCCTCTCGGACCAGAACAACCAGCGGGTTCCTCAGTACAGAGCCATCCTCTGGAGGAAGACG GGCACCCTGAAGATCAGCCTCCCCTACAGCCCGACCAAAACACTCTCAGTGAAGTCCATCCTCAG TGCGATGAACATGGACAGGTTTGAGAAAGGCCCGAGGGAGATCCTCAACCCGGAGATCCAGAAG GATCTGCTGGTgttggaggagcaggag GGTTCTGTCAACTTTAAATTCGGCGTCCTGTTCGCCAAAGACGGGCAGCTGACGGACGACGAGATGTTCAGCAACG AGACGGGGAGCGAGAGCTTCGATAAGTTCCTCACTCTGCTGGGCGACTCCATCACGCTGCAGGGATGGGCCGGTTACCGCGGAGGCCTGGACACCAAGA ACGACACGACGGGGATGAAGTCCATCTACACGGTGTACCAGGGCCACGAGCTCATGTTCCACGTGTCCACCATGTTGCCGTACTCCAAAGAGAACAAGCAGCAG GTGGAGAGAAAGCGACACATCGGAAATGACATCGTCACCATCGTGTTCCAGGAAGGCGACGACGCGTCGTCGTCCTTCAAGCCGTCGATGATCCGATCGCACTTCACCC ATATTTTTGCATTAGTTAGGTATAATAGCCAGAATGACAGTTACAG GTTGAAGATTTTCTCCGAGGAGAGCGTCCCTCTGTTCGGACCTCCTCTCCCGTCTCCGCCTGTGTTTACTGATCACCAAGAATTCAGGGACTTTTTATTAGTCAAAT TAATCAATGGAGAGAAAGCCACACTGGAGACGCCCACGTTTGCCCAGAAGCGCCAGCGGACCCTTGACATGTTGATCCGCTCGCTCTACCAAGACCTCATGCCGGACCTGCACAAG GTTCCCTTTTCTCCACAGAACATGTTGAACCGGAGGTCCTTCAGCGACGTGCTGCCCGAGTCTCCAAAGTCGGCGCGCAAGAAGGAGGAGGCGCGGCAGGCCGAGTTTGTCAGAATAGGGCAG GCTCTGAAGCTGAAGACCATCGTGAGAGGAGACGCCCCGACGAGCCTCGTCACCACCGGCCTGTGCAGAAAGGAG CCATGGGAGTCCCAGTCGTTCTGCAGCACGTTCCCCAATGAGATTGTGTGCGCCGACTCCTGGGGTCAGTCTCTGCTGGCCGCCACCGACGCCGCCGGGGTCATGCTGCTAGACG GCCCTGATCCGGCTTTGTCCAACGCCG AGACGCAGGCGGCGCCCCCGGTCCAGGTGTTCGACAAAACCATGGTGGTGAAGCAGGTGCATGTTCTCGAGCCTCAGGACCTGCTCATCACCAGGGCGGACAAAG GGAAAGACGCACGGCTTTACGTGTACCGGCTCAGCACGCTGAAGAGAGGCCTGGAGGAGAAGCAGCTCGTCAGGAGCAAGTGTGACAGCCGGGAAAATAAACTGGAGAAAACCAAAG GGTGTCATTTGTACTCCATCAACACCCACCACGGCTCTGAGCTGAGGATCGTGGCGGCCATCAGGAACaagctcctcctcatcaccAGGAAACATCCGCGGTTCGAAGGCTTGAGCGCCGTCGCCGTGGCAGCGGACTCGCCGGTGGAGGAGTTTCAGTACATACGG GAGATCTGTCTGTGTGACCCTCCGGTCGTCATGGCGCTGGTGGACGGGCCGACGGGGGAGAATGACAACATGATCTGCGTGGCCTACAAGCATCAGTTTGACCTCATCAACGAGAGCACCGGCGACGCCTACCGGTTACACCACGTGGACGCCAACAGG GTAAATTTCGTAGCAGCCATCGATGTGTATGAAGACGGGGAGGCGGGTCTGCTGCTGTGCTACAACT ACATCTGCTCCTACAAGAAGGTTTGTCCATTTAACGGCTCCACGCCGATGATCCAGTCCAACGCCTCGGACTTCCACTTCAGCTGGAACCAGATGCCCAACGCTATTG TGTGTGCGTTTCCGTACATCCTGGCCTTCACGACGGACTCCATCGAGATCCGACTGGTCGTCAACGGTAACCTGGTGTACACGGCGGTGGTCCCGGAGCTCCAGCTGGCCGCCTCCCGG TCGGACATCTACTTTGTTTCCTCGGCTCCGGTGAGCTCGGCCTCCAACTGCAGTTCGAGGGACACCAGTTCCCAGAGTTCCCCTCAGACGCCCACCGGCTACGAGATGCCCGTGTTCCCCTCGCCGCTCGGTGACG gtGAAGCGGCATGTAAGCACATGTTCAAGATCCCTCTGTGTAACCTGGTGGGCCGCAGCATCGAAAGACCCCTCAAGTCCCCGCTGGTCAACAAGGTCCTGACGACGCCGGCGGCCCCCGCCATGCTGCCCCCGACGCCCCTCATCGCCGCCACGCACTCGCTCTCCCTGTCGCGCATGGAAATCAAAGAGATAGCCAGCCGCACGCGCAAGGAGCTGCTTG GCCTGACCGAGGAACCAAGTGGAAAGTCAGATGGCGGATCGGTCAAACAGAGGAAGATGAGCAAGAAGAACGCAGACGAGGACCCCAAAGCGCGAGCGCTGACGTCCACAAACAGCGACAG GTCAGCCTCGGAGTCCGTGGAGTCGGACCTGGACCTCCAGCTGCACTGCTCGTCCGGTTCGGAGGCGGAGCCGGAGAAGGCGTCGCTGCGGGAGGAGAGCCCGCCCCTCGCCAGCGCGTTCACCCGGTCCACGTCCTTCGAAGAAGACGTCCTGGACCTCAAGTGA